GAGGTTGAACGAGTAACCGGTCGGGATCACCAGACCCACTACCGATTTCTTCGCGCCCAGACGCTCCATCTTGATCAGCATGCGTGGCAGTACCGATTCCGAGGAGGAAGTACCCAGCACGATCAGCAGTTCTTCACGGATGTAGCGGATCATTTTCAGCACGCTGAAGCCGTGCATGCGGGCGATACCGCCGAGCACGATCAGGATGAACGCCAGGCAGGTGATGTAGAAGCAGATCATCAGTTGACCCAGCTGCACCAGCGAGCCGACGCCGTAGGCACCGATGGTGAACGCCATCGCACCGAAGGCACCGATTGGCGCGAGCTTCATGATCATGTTGATGATGTTGAACATCACGTGGGCGAAGCGATCGATGAAGTCCAGGATCGGTTTGCCGTAGGCACCCAGGCGGTGCAGGGCGAAACCGAAGATCACCGAGAACATCAGTACTTGCAGGATGTCACCGGTGGCAAACGCGCCGACGATGGTGGTCGGGATCACGTTGAGCAGGAAGCCGACAACGCTCTGGTCTGCGCCTTGAGCAACATAGGTTGCGACTTTCGAGGCGTCGAGGGTGCTGACGTCGATGTGCATGCCGTTGCCCGGCTGCACGATGTTGACCACGATCAGACCGACCAGCAGGGCGATGGTCGAAACGATTTCGAAGTACAGGAGTGCGTAACCACCGGTCTTGCCGACCGATTTCATGTTCTGCATGCCGGCGATGCCGCTGACCACGGTGCAGAAGATGATCGGGGCGATGATCATTTTGATCAGTTTGATGAACCCGTCACCCAGCGGCTTTACGGCCACGCCGAACTGCGGGTAGTAGTGGCCGAGCGCAATACCGATACAGATTGCGACGATCACCTGGAAATACAGGGATTTGTACAGTGGCTGACGAGTCGTCATTGCAAAGTTCCTCAAGAGTCCCGCGCGGCAACATCCATCTGTTGTACGCGACACTTGAATTGCGAACCCTCCTGCACTGGAGGGATTTGTTGTGTCGAACGGCGCTTTTCCGGACCGGCTCGGCGCACGCTTCTGTCGCTCTTATCGCAAACGTCGTGCCACTTTGGTGCAAATCGCTGCAAGCCTTTTGATATCAGGGGATGCGGGTATTTTTTTGTCACTAACCGGTTACTCAAGTGTGGCGGATTTCCGCCAACTCGCCCGACCTCGTCCTACAATTTGGCGGAAATCCGCCTTGTTACCGATCAAAGGCAGCCGCTACCATCGGTCGCCAGAGGAAGGATCTGCCGCTCATGCGCGAACGCACCATCGCCAGTCATTTTGCCCGCGCCGCCCTCGGTGGCGCGCGGCGCTCGGGTTACGACTATTCGGACCTGCTGCAGCAACTGGGCATCAGCCCCGAACTGCTCGACGAGCCGCGCGCGCGGATCGCCCCGGAACAATTCACCCAACTGATCCAGAACCTGTGGCTGGCCCTGGACGACGAATACCTGGGCTTCGGCAGCGCGCCGAGCAAACCCGGCAGCTTCGCCATGATGTGCCACGCCATCATTCATTGCCGCAGCCTGGAGAAGGCTCTGCAACGCGGCTTATTGTTTTATAGCCTATTCCCCGAAGCCCCGCGCCTGACCCTGACCCATGAAGACGAATGGGTACGCCTGAGCCTCGACGATGCGCAATTGTGGGACCCGGATCACTTTCTCAGCGAGAGCCTGCTGGTGATCTGGCATCGCCTCGGCAGCTGGCTGATCGGCCAGCGGATTCGTCTGGAACAAGCGAGCTTCAGCTACCCGAAACCGGCGCACGGGGCGGAATACGACCTGCTGTTTTCCTGCCCGCTGGAATTTTCGGCAACGCAAAGCAGCCTGGTGTTTCACAGCCGCTATCTGCACATGCCGCTGTTGCAGGACGAACGCACCCTCAAGCATTTCCTCGAACGCTCCCCCGCCGACCTGCTGTCCCGTCCGGACGACGGCAACAGCCTGAGCAGCCGGCTGCGGCGCTTGCTCAGCCATGACAGCGCACGCTGGCCGGACCTCGAAGCGGTGGCGGCGCACCTGCACATCAGCCCGCAAACCCTGCGCCGGCATTTGCGCGAGGAAGGCACCAGTTTTCAGGAATTGAAGGATCAGTTGCGTCGGGATATTGCGATTTATCATCTGGGGCGAGCCGATCTGTCGTTGCAACAGATCGCCGAACAGCTCGGGTTCTCCGAGCCGTCGGCGTTTCATCGGGCGTTCAAGAAGTGGACGGGGCTGACGCCGGGGGCTTATCGGGCGCAGGAGCAGTGAAGCCCCAGATCAAAAGCCCCTCACCCTAACCCTCCCGAAACGTCGGACCGCCCAGAGGGAGAGGGGACTGATTGGGGGATGCTCAATAAATACGCCGACCTGAAAGCTTGCTGTTGAATCCATATTCGATGCAAACCGCTCAGGTCGATCATTTTCTAGAGACACTTCGATCAGTTCCCTCTCCCTCTGGGAGAGGGCTAGGGTGAGGGCCGATCGTTTTCACACCGCTGGAAAATGAATCCTGAACGCAGCCCCGCCCATCGGCGAATCGCCCAGCGTCAGCTTGGCGTTGTAGCTCTCGATGATGTCCTTGACCACCGCCAGCCCGATCCCCTGTCCCGGATGCTGGCGGTCCAGACGCTCGCCGCGTTCGAGAATCCGTGCGCGCTGATCCGGTGGTACGCCGGGGCCGTCGTCTTCGATGCACAGTTCGCTTCCGGAATGGCTTTCACGCACGCTGATGCGCACTTCGCCCAGGCACAGGCGATAAGCGTTTTCCAGCAGGTTGCCCATCATTTCCAGCAAGGCGCCCTGCTCGATCGGCACGTAACAATGCTCCGGCAGATCGAAGGCGACGCGCACGTGTTTGTCGCGGTAGACCTTGTCGAGGGTGTCGCACAGGCTTTGCAGCACCGGGCGCAGGCGCACCTGATGGCGCACCAGACCGCTTTTGCGCAGGCTGGCGCGCTGCAACTGGTAGCCGATCTGCTGGCTCATGCGTTCGATCTGGGTTTGCAGCACCCAGGCCTGATCGCGATCCTCGGGGCGCTGGGCCATGTCTTCGCTGACGCCTTGCAATACCGCCAGCGGGGTTTTCAGGCTGTGGGCCAGATCGTCGAGGGAATCGCGGTAACGGCTGCGCTGCTGACGTTCGCTGTGCAGCAGGCGATTGAGGGAACCGGTCAGGCGCAGCAGTTCGCGCGGGTGCTGTTCACTGAGGCTTTCGAGGGTTCCGCCCTCGATTTCGTCGAGTTCCTGGCTGAGCCGGCGCAAGGCTTTCAGGCCCCAGGTCAGGCCGATCCACAGCAATGCGAGCAGCACCAGCAGCGCCGCGCCGAACCCGAGGTAGAGGTTTTCCCGCAGACCTTCGAGGGTGGTTTCGTATTCGCGCACCGGTTGCAGGGCCACGATACTGAAGGCTGCGCTTTTGCCGCCGAGCAGTTTGACTTCGACGTCGTAGACGAAAAATTCCTGACCGTTGGCCTCGCGAATCCGCGCGAACTCGTTGCCGAGGCCGTCGTAGCGCGGCGTGTAGTTGATCTTCTCTTCCTGGGTGCCCTTCGAGCGCCAGACCAGATGCCCTTCGCGGTCATAGATGTAGCCGAGCAGGCGATTGTCCGTGAGATTGAAGCGCTCGTCGGGCAACTGTGACGGCATCATCAAGCGGTTGTTTTCAACCCGCGCGGCGGAGATCAGCGTGGTGACGTCGGACGCCAGCCGCTGCTCGATCGAGTCCTGCAGCGCCAGGCTGAACGCGCCCTGCATCGCCGGGAGCAACGCGAGCATGAACAACACCGCCAGGGTGGTGGCGGCGAGCATCAGCCGGACGCGAAGGGAACGGATCAAGTGCAGCGCTCATTGAACAGGTAACCGAGGCCGCGCACGGTATCGATCGGCTTGAATCCGGCCGGGCCTTCGAGCTTGCGGCGCAGTCGGCCGACCAGCACTTCGATCACGTTCGGATCGCGCTCGTCGTCATCCGGGTACAGCTGCTCCATCAAGCGATCCTTGGGCACCACTTGCTGGTGATGGCGCATGAGGTATTCGAGGATCCGGTATTCGTAGGCGGTCAGCGCCAGCGGTTGCTCGTCGAGGGTCGCCTGCTTGCGATTCAGATCCAGCAACAGCGGGCCAGCGACGATGGTCGACTGGGTGAAACCGCTGGAGCGGCGCAGCAACGCATTGAGCCGCGCTTCGAGCTCTTCGAACTGGAACGGCTTGACCACGTAATCGTCGGCGCCGGCGGCCAGGCCTTCGACCTTGTCCTGCCAGTTGCCGCGCGCGGTGAGGATCAGGATCGGAAAAGTCTTGCCGCCCGAGCGCAACTGACGGATCAGGTCGAGCCCGCCCATGCCCGGCAGGCCGAGGTCGATCACCGCCAGGTCAAAGTTGAATTGCCCGGTCTGGTACAACGCCTCTTCGGCGTTGGCCACGGACTCGACCACGTGACCGCTCTCCGTCAGGCGGGTTTGCAGGTGATGGCGCAACAGCGCTTCATCTTCGACGACCAACAGTTTCATAACCTTCTCCCGGGTAAAACGAAATCTCCAGACAACCGCCTGTGGGAGCTAGCCTGCCAGCGATTGCGATTTGACAGCCGACCATGATGTCGACTGTCAGGACGCTATCGCTAGCAGGTTAGCTCCCACAGGGG
The window above is part of the Pseudomonas fluorescens genome. Proteins encoded here:
- a CDS encoding dicarboxylate/amino acid:cation symporter, producing MTTRQPLYKSLYFQVIVAICIGIALGHYYPQFGVAVKPLGDGFIKLIKMIIAPIIFCTVVSGIAGMQNMKSVGKTGGYALLYFEIVSTIALLVGLIVVNIVQPGNGMHIDVSTLDASKVATYVAQGADQSVVGFLLNVIPTTIVGAFATGDILQVLMFSVIFGFALHRLGAYGKPILDFIDRFAHVMFNIINMIMKLAPIGAFGAMAFTIGAYGVGSLVQLGQLMICFYITCLAFILIVLGGIARMHGFSVLKMIRYIREELLIVLGTSSSESVLPRMLIKMERLGAKKSVVGLVIPTGYSFNLDGTAIYLTMAAVFIAQATDTHMDITHQITLLVVLLLSSKGAAGVTGSGFIVLAATLSAVGHLPVAGLALILGIDRFMSEARALTNLVGNAVATIVVAKWVKELDTDVLDAELASGGRGIADTRPEDDLGVAEGPTPSNVK
- a CDS encoding response regulator transcription factor encodes the protein MKLLVVEDEALLRHHLQTRLTESGHVVESVANAEEALYQTGQFNFDLAVIDLGLPGMGGLDLIRQLRSGGKTFPILILTARGNWQDKVEGLAAGADDYVVKPFQFEELEARLNALLRRSSGFTQSTIVAGPLLLDLNRKQATLDEQPLALTAYEYRILEYLMRHHQQVVPKDRLMEQLYPDDDERDPNVIEVLVGRLRRKLEGPAGFKPIDTVRGLGYLFNERCT
- a CDS encoding AraC family transcriptional regulator: MRERTIASHFARAALGGARRSGYDYSDLLQQLGISPELLDEPRARIAPEQFTQLIQNLWLALDDEYLGFGSAPSKPGSFAMMCHAIIHCRSLEKALQRGLLFYSLFPEAPRLTLTHEDEWVRLSLDDAQLWDPDHFLSESLLVIWHRLGSWLIGQRIRLEQASFSYPKPAHGAEYDLLFSCPLEFSATQSSLVFHSRYLHMPLLQDERTLKHFLERSPADLLSRPDDGNSLSSRLRRLLSHDSARWPDLEAVAAHLHISPQTLRRHLREEGTSFQELKDQLRRDIAIYHLGRADLSLQQIAEQLGFSEPSAFHRAFKKWTGLTPGAYRAQEQ
- a CDS encoding ATP-binding protein, with translation MIRSLRVRLMLAATTLAVLFMLALLPAMQGAFSLALQDSIEQRLASDVTTLISAARVENNRLMMPSQLPDERFNLTDNRLLGYIYDREGHLVWRSKGTQEEKINYTPRYDGLGNEFARIREANGQEFFVYDVEVKLLGGKSAAFSIVALQPVREYETTLEGLRENLYLGFGAALLVLLALLWIGLTWGLKALRRLSQELDEIEGGTLESLSEQHPRELLRLTGSLNRLLHSERQQRSRYRDSLDDLAHSLKTPLAVLQGVSEDMAQRPEDRDQAWVLQTQIERMSQQIGYQLQRASLRKSGLVRHQVRLRPVLQSLCDTLDKVYRDKHVRVAFDLPEHCYVPIEQGALLEMMGNLLENAYRLCLGEVRISVRESHSGSELCIEDDGPGVPPDQRARILERGERLDRQHPGQGIGLAVVKDIIESYNAKLTLGDSPMGGAAFRIHFPAV